The Eremothecium gossypii ATCC 10895 chromosome VII, complete sequence nucleotide sequence ATGCCTCGAAGTTTGTTCTCAAGAATTCTTCGAGGATCTTGACTAAGAGGCTAGTCATCAAAGGCATGCTTGTCACTGACCATGCCAATAAATTCCCAGAGGCGATTGAACAGTTAGCTTCTTATGTGCAGTCTGGCGAAATTTCTTTAGAAAAGTCTGCCACTATCCGCGATGCTACTGGGGATGCATTTAAGGATGTCCCATTAATTTGGAGAGGACTTTTCCAGGGAATCAACAAGGGTAAGTTGATAACTAAGGTTTCCGCCTAAGTAAATAGTTTATGGAATCTTTAACACATCCAGAAAAGGGTCATTGGCAACATATTATTGCTGCTTGGAAATAATACCTCACCGTTATTCAACGTCTACATCTAAATCAGATGCGGGTCAAAGTCAAAAAATGGGGCGAGCTGGGAATTGAACCCAGGGCCTCTCACATGTTTTAGTAGTTAAGCCGCAGTGAACCGCAACTTCGCTTACCCAAAGCGAGAATCATACCACTAGACCACACGCCCTAACAAATCTGTTGTCAGACTTCGACAACTCTGTGCTAATATGCATGATAgtaataataataataataataataataataataatagTCACGTGAACGCAACTCTATGGCTCAGATGCTGACGCATAGCTGAAGAATTAATCGCAGAAAGACAATACCTTCTAACTTGATACAGCATTATACACTACATCATACTTTTTTGAGCGTGTGGTAGGGATAAAGAACACGAGATGCTCCAATCGTTGGAAATTAGTCAGTTAGTTCTGACAATAGATTGTGGTGAGCTAGAGAAATGACATAGAATAATCATGATAGGCTGTCCATATTGTCGCAATGTTTGGTGAAATAATAGCTAAGATTGGTGGTATATACTCAAGAAAAAACTAGTCGTTAAGTAAGACGATTCTTCAGTTATTTGTGCCGTCGCATGCCTCTCCAGGGCATTGTGCTCCACCTTTTTCGTCCAGGCAGAACTTATCAACAGGCCCATATGTGTTAAAGTATAATTCTCCGTATATCGAGCCGGTGTCAATGTTAAAAGAATCGTACGTCACCCTACTTGGGTCTATATTTCTGTGAACCGATGCGCAATACTTCCAGGCACGAGCATTGCGGAGATATTGATTTACTGGCTCAAAGTTCGACAGCAACTCGCCATGCAAGTCTGGTATAGTCATGCCGCCATAAAAGTAACTTTTTCCCCACTGATAAGAAATCCATTCAACATTGAAGCGAATAGGATCTCTCTTTTTTAGTGATACGTTTGGAGAAGGAACACGGGCAGCCTCAATGGTGCCCACTGTTTGAGATTTTGTTTGCTCAATAATCTCGTCGAACATGGCGCCAGCGGTTGTTGTCAATGGAGACAACAAGTGGTAACCGTGTGGAGTTTCAATCATATACGTATCCTCTGAATCTTCTTCACCGCGCTTCGCAAGGCCATTTGGGTCATTGCTGCGGAAGCGTCCCACCAGATTGATATTTAACGCCGCCAAAGTGTCTGCTCTACTCT carries:
- a CDS encoding DUF5341 domain-containing protein (Non-syntenic homolog of Saccharomyces cerevisiae YER187W), giving the protein MEAATINEEQVISERDLEKLPVSRNVSRGWAVRKLAILYFLLASFAIGTVHLFQSGYMGANSKSPQIGRWQLFAENSQGLTKRSRWAMIAEKHHAPLLAAASLSTAVEPNVCPPDGRRCMGELITRLLLQSLAIAQDLYGGEWKITQPHPPYNNNKRSLSNYAFETASELSTQIKSRADTLAALNINLVGRFRSNDPNGLAKRGEEDSEDTYMIETPHGYHLLSPLTTTAGAMFDEIIEQTKSQTVGTIEAARVPSPNVSLKKRDPIRFNVEWISYQWGKSYFYGGMTIPDLHGELLSNFEPVNQYLRNARAWKYCASVHRNIDPSRVTYDSFNIDTGSIYGELYFNTYGPVDKFCLDEKGGAQCPGEACDGTNN